In Sphingobium amiense, a genomic segment contains:
- a CDS encoding class I SAM-dependent methyltransferase, whose protein sequence is MAAFTAEEAKAHHATFGIDEGRIATLADTREGFLSEMVFKERGEILEIGPGCAPALDGISISYADLLDASALRARSQARGLDISNCPENIDYPDGLDAIDRTFDTLFSSHVIEYQPDLIGHLRMASRLLVPGGRYYLIVSDKRFSSDALLGESSIADIVQAHRPPRARHAMATAIEQRALATHNDPCRHWASDHGALDETAIRDQIRAAIRTYEDGEDHFIDARAWRFTPARFREILTMLRLLKLIELAPVRIYNTPRDRQEFCAVLEDCASERSA, encoded by the coding sequence TTGGCGGCTTTCACCGCGGAGGAGGCAAAGGCCCATCATGCCACTTTTGGTATCGATGAAGGGCGCATCGCTACGCTCGCGGACACGCGGGAGGGCTTTCTGTCCGAGATGGTCTTTAAGGAGAGGGGTGAGATACTGGAGATCGGCCCAGGCTGCGCCCCGGCGTTGGACGGGATTTCCATTTCATACGCCGACCTTCTCGATGCGAGTGCGCTGCGGGCGCGCAGCCAAGCGCGCGGGCTGGACATTAGCAATTGCCCCGAAAATATAGATTATCCCGATGGCCTCGATGCGATCGACCGGACGTTCGATACGCTTTTCTCCAGTCACGTCATAGAATATCAACCCGATCTCATTGGTCATCTCAGAATGGCTTCCCGGCTGCTCGTGCCCGGCGGACGCTATTACCTGATCGTCTCCGACAAACGCTTCTCTTCAGACGCGCTTCTTGGCGAAAGTTCCATTGCAGATATTGTGCAGGCCCATCGCCCGCCGCGCGCGCGACACGCAATGGCGACGGCTATCGAACAGCGGGCGCTTGCGACCCACAATGATCCGTGTCGCCATTGGGCCAGCGACCATGGCGCGCTCGACGAGACGGCGATCAGGGATCAGATCAGGGCCGCGATCAGAACCTATGAGGATGGGGAAGATCATTTCATCGATGCTCGCGCCTGGCGGTTTACGCCGGCGCGCTTCCGCGAGATTTTGACGATGCTGCGACTGCTCAAGCTGATTGAACTGGCCCCGGTTCGCATCTACAACACGCCTCGTGATCGACAGGAGTTTTGCGCCGTGCTTGAGGATTGCGCGTCCGAAAGAAGCGCATAG
- a CDS encoding glycosyltransferase family 2 protein, translated as MKRFLSTSPVSAKQSISQANAMGLAAAATEEDVANCYRLILGRKHEADAVIEEKLGLDRATLIRAFFSSEEFRSDISAFIEGRLHASLFSGPVTGDLRRWAAALLLPREHDEDALAEIQDLAPLLAFCLGYPILANLLDESLGEGQAAVLAPLAAKIAKPRLKASTCREDLQNCYLLFLQRAPESEDVIKARPDTPLAESICDFLVSPEFAAKVAYAAMDGRFVKAQMPPAVPAWATEKLLIENASSLDISAMIAAALTQPAIAHALSGRKLSWSVPEVVRRLRLATGESDAKNLASLHDRLEQIGLNLEILTSNDMQLGSEGHMIEFTGNDPWVSLTPVGPAIEDDLLALRFRASIDGHATTGQLYLDYGEGFAEGNSIPLSPDLNGFHRATIAAPRRLVAIRWDPAATTGTASISLMEAMPLTTETYFTEEFGGIDQAGGASLLLRFAMEASRRPETPAAMALTRILSPITDASYNHWISRNEPQGAPGREELKKRYEALADRPLISIIVPTYNPSATALGEMITSVREQVYENWELCIADDASTHPHVRRIIDEAAIEDRRIKVVHRSTNGHICRASNSALELATGSWIAMLDHDDTLAPQALLAVAEYLAAHPSAGLIYSDEDKLDERGQRFDPYFKPDYSPELLLAQNYVNHLTVMRADLVREVGGWRTGFEGSQDHDLILRIIEKLQPKQVVHIPQILYHWRALTGSTALDNEEKDYVLRTGEAAVREHLTRTGQAGKVEVLKGVHHYRVRYALPEEAPLVSLIIPTRDKADVLKIAVDSILKNSTYDNYEIIIVDNGSSEKSTFEYFSSLASYENVKVVPYPHPFNYSKINNFAVEHACGSVIALVNNDIEVITPDWIEEMTSWALKKDIGCVGAKLYYPDMSIQHAGVIVGLGGCAGHSHKYFPHDAAGYFNRLQVHQNLSAVTAACLFVRREVFEEVGGLEERLTVAFNDVDFCLRVREAGYRNLFTPFAKLFHHESISRGAEDTPEKMARAAAEVKFMRDRWKEKLTIDPYYSPHLPYDREDFGINLAGLRY; from the coding sequence ATGAAAAGATTCCTGTCGACGTCGCCGGTATCTGCCAAACAGTCAATTTCTCAAGCCAATGCCATGGGACTGGCAGCGGCAGCCACCGAAGAGGATGTCGCGAACTGCTATCGCCTGATTCTGGGCCGGAAGCATGAAGCCGACGCCGTCATCGAGGAAAAGCTGGGCCTTGATCGAGCGACGCTGATCCGGGCGTTTTTCTCATCTGAAGAATTTCGGTCCGACATCAGCGCCTTCATAGAAGGGCGACTACATGCGAGCCTGTTCAGCGGTCCCGTGACGGGTGATCTGCGACGTTGGGCGGCCGCCCTGCTTCTCCCGCGTGAGCATGATGAAGACGCCCTCGCTGAAATTCAGGATCTCGCACCTTTACTGGCATTCTGCCTGGGCTACCCGATCCTCGCCAATCTGCTCGACGAATCCCTCGGCGAAGGTCAGGCGGCCGTCCTCGCTCCTCTCGCCGCAAAAATCGCCAAGCCTCGGCTCAAGGCATCGACCTGCCGCGAAGATCTTCAGAATTGCTATCTTCTGTTCCTGCAGCGCGCGCCGGAATCCGAAGATGTCATCAAGGCCCGCCCCGATACACCTTTGGCCGAATCCATCTGCGATTTCCTCGTTTCTCCCGAATTCGCCGCCAAGGTCGCCTATGCTGCGATGGACGGCCGGTTCGTCAAAGCACAGATGCCGCCGGCCGTTCCTGCGTGGGCAACCGAGAAGCTGTTGATCGAAAACGCGTCATCGCTTGATATTTCGGCCATGATAGCAGCGGCGCTGACCCAACCAGCCATCGCCCACGCCTTAAGCGGCCGCAAGCTGTCCTGGTCTGTGCCCGAAGTGGTGCGCCGCCTGCGACTGGCAACAGGCGAGAGCGACGCGAAGAATCTTGCCTCGCTTCATGATCGGCTCGAACAGATTGGCCTTAATCTGGAGATCTTGACGAGCAACGACATGCAGCTCGGCTCCGAAGGTCATATGATCGAGTTTACAGGCAACGATCCATGGGTTTCGTTAACACCGGTCGGCCCTGCGATCGAAGACGATCTGCTCGCCCTGCGTTTCCGCGCATCCATTGATGGTCATGCCACAACGGGGCAGCTTTATCTAGATTACGGGGAAGGCTTCGCCGAAGGCAATTCCATTCCGCTCAGTCCTGATCTCAACGGGTTTCATCGCGCCACAATTGCGGCTCCACGCCGTCTCGTCGCGATCAGATGGGACCCTGCAGCGACCACTGGCACCGCCAGCATCTCGCTGATGGAAGCCATGCCATTGACCACCGAAACCTATTTTACAGAAGAATTTGGCGGGATCGATCAGGCAGGCGGGGCGTCTCTGCTCCTGCGCTTCGCGATGGAAGCGAGCCGCCGACCGGAAACACCCGCGGCGATGGCCCTGACACGTATACTCTCGCCGATAACCGACGCCAGCTACAATCACTGGATTTCGCGCAACGAGCCTCAGGGCGCACCAGGTCGCGAGGAATTAAAGAAGCGCTATGAGGCATTAGCGGATCGCCCGCTGATCAGCATCATCGTGCCAACCTACAATCCTTCCGCGACTGCCCTGGGTGAAATGATCACCAGCGTCAGGGAGCAAGTCTACGAAAATTGGGAACTTTGCATAGCCGATGATGCATCGACCCATCCTCATGTCAGACGGATCATTGACGAGGCGGCGATCGAGGATCGCCGTATTAAGGTCGTGCACCGCTCGACCAACGGCCACATCTGCAGAGCTTCCAACAGCGCGCTCGAACTCGCTACTGGAAGCTGGATAGCCATGCTCGATCACGACGATACGCTGGCGCCCCAAGCGCTCCTTGCCGTCGCGGAATATCTCGCGGCACATCCATCGGCAGGGTTGATCTATTCCGATGAGGACAAGCTGGACGAACGCGGTCAGCGCTTCGATCCCTATTTCAAGCCTGACTATTCGCCTGAATTGTTGCTGGCTCAAAATTATGTGAACCATCTCACCGTGATGCGCGCGGACCTGGTTCGAGAGGTCGGAGGATGGCGAACCGGTTTTGAAGGCAGTCAGGATCACGATCTTATTCTACGCATAATCGAAAAGCTGCAACCCAAGCAAGTCGTTCACATTCCTCAAATATTGTATCATTGGCGCGCCCTCACCGGTTCAACCGCTCTCGACAATGAGGAAAAGGACTATGTGCTGCGAACCGGCGAAGCGGCCGTTCGCGAGCATCTCACCCGAACCGGCCAGGCAGGCAAGGTAGAGGTGCTAAAAGGCGTGCATCATTACCGGGTGCGCTACGCGTTGCCGGAGGAGGCCCCGCTTGTCTCTCTCATCATTCCAACGCGCGATAAGGCCGACGTTCTCAAGATTGCCGTCGACTCCATCTTGAAGAATTCCACCTATGATAATTATGAAATCATTATAGTAGATAATGGGTCATCGGAAAAAAGCACGTTCGAATATTTCTCTTCTCTAGCGTCCTACGAAAACGTAAAAGTTGTTCCTTATCCTCACCCATTCAATTATTCTAAGATCAATAATTTCGCTGTCGAACACGCCTGCGGTTCGGTCATTGCATTGGTCAACAATGATATTGAGGTCATAACGCCCGATTGGATCGAGGAAATGACGTCATGGGCGTTGAAAAAAGACATCGGCTGCGTAGGAGCCAAACTCTACTACCCAGACATGTCCATCCAGCATGCAGGCGTGATAGTGGGTCTCGGCGGATGCGCGGGGCATTCGCACAAATATTTCCCGCATGACGCGGCGGGCTATTTCAACCGCTTGCAGGTCCACCAAAATCTGTCCGCCGTTACCGCCGCGTGCCTGTTCGTGCGTCGAGAGGTTTTCGAGGAAGTGGGCGGCCTGGAAGAAAGGCTGACAGTCGCCTTCAATGACGTAGATTTCTGCCTTCGCGTCCGCGAGGCGGGATACCGGAATCTCTTTACGCCTTTCGCCAAACTGTTCCATCATGAGAGCATCTCTCGAGGCGCAGAAGACACGCCCGAAAAGATGGCGCGCGCCGCAGCCGAGGTGAAATTCATGCGGGATCGCTGGAAGGAAAAGCTAACGATCGACCCTTATTATTCACCACATTTGCCCTATGATCGCGAGGACTTCGGTATCAACTTGGCAGGTTTGCGATATTGA
- a CDS encoding polysaccharide biosynthesis/export family protein, with protein sequence MRQAHPPLSKRRAFKSWRTSLFIPSYRVFRAGAVVSISALLAACAALPTNGPTAGQITHAVTQRDNGLGMALVDISAPMISRLAEDSRLANKHVATLANLGGGGLALGNDVVGPGDILSIAVYEVGVGLFGGMTPTGDSLYPAARGEEFAAVPVDRNGAIKLPYIGELTVTGRTPAEIAHMIERGYAGRSQSPQALVLLKKNMSNTVYVTGDVRKPGRIELSLRGERLLSAIAEAGGTVSQTQDMVVRVTRDGEVVEERLDRIRAGAANDIVLHANDVVELIKEPQTYTVFGAVTKVTQVPFDQTELTLAEAIARAGGPNDALANPKAIFLFRYVRPLDGSEAKPTIYRLNLMQPQSYFLSQKFVMQDKDVLYISNANINRASKFVGILNQLFSPFITARALSQ encoded by the coding sequence ATGCGCCAGGCCCACCCTCCCCTTTCTAAGCGTAGAGCGTTCAAATCTTGGAGAACTTCGCTGTTTATCCCTTCTTACCGGGTTTTCCGCGCCGGCGCGGTAGTTTCAATTTCTGCCCTGCTCGCTGCCTGTGCTGCGCTTCCCACTAATGGACCGACGGCTGGTCAGATCACTCATGCTGTGACGCAGCGAGATAACGGCTTGGGAATGGCGTTGGTGGACATCTCGGCGCCGATGATTTCCAGGCTCGCCGAGGACAGCCGGCTGGCGAATAAACATGTTGCGACGCTTGCAAATCTCGGGGGCGGCGGCCTGGCACTCGGTAATGACGTCGTGGGGCCAGGCGACATTCTCTCCATCGCCGTTTATGAGGTTGGCGTTGGCTTGTTCGGGGGAATGACCCCGACGGGCGACTCACTCTATCCAGCGGCTCGCGGCGAGGAATTTGCGGCAGTTCCAGTGGATCGCAATGGCGCAATCAAGCTGCCCTATATCGGCGAACTTACGGTCACGGGTCGCACCCCCGCCGAAATAGCGCATATGATCGAGAGGGGCTATGCGGGCCGCTCCCAGTCGCCGCAGGCGCTGGTCCTACTGAAGAAGAATATGAGCAATACGGTCTATGTGACCGGGGACGTCCGCAAGCCGGGGCGTATTGAGCTGAGCCTGCGCGGCGAGCGGCTCCTGTCAGCCATCGCCGAAGCGGGCGGGACGGTCAGTCAGACCCAGGACATGGTCGTGCGCGTCACGCGCGACGGTGAGGTCGTCGAAGAGCGGCTTGACCGCATTCGCGCGGGAGCGGCCAATGACATCGTACTGCACGCCAACGATGTGGTCGAACTGATCAAGGAACCCCAGACCTACACCGTGTTCGGCGCGGTTACCAAGGTGACGCAAGTGCCGTTCGATCAGACCGAGCTCACCCTGGCTGAAGCCATTGCCCGCGCGGGCGGGCCAAACGACGCCCTCGCCAATCCCAAAGCGATATTCCTGTTCCGCTACGTTCGTCCGCTTGATGGCAGCGAAGCAAAGCCGACAATCTATCGCTTGAACCTGATGCAACCGCAAAGCTATTTCTTGTCCCAGAAATTCGTGATGCAGGACAAGGATGTCTTGTACATCAGCAACGCCAACATCAACCGCGCGTCGAAGTTTGTGGGCATTCTTAATCAGCTGTTTTCACCGTTCATTACAGCACGCGCCCTGTCGCAATAA
- a CDS encoding ABC transporter ATP-binding protein, with the protein MIEFENVSKTYHIRKFEKHVFADLNFKIHKGESLGICGANGAGKSTLMRMIAGVEYPTKGKVHRSMTTSWPIGYASCFYHNLTGADNARFISRLYNHSEQAVLDYVEDFAQLGAYLYQPVGTYSAGMVARLAFGISLAIDFECYLVDEITGAGDERFRIRCEEALLHRRDNATLIMISHDPGTLRQYCRRGAVVYGGSLVFYDTIDEANEVHHRLQRLAS; encoded by the coding sequence ATGATCGAATTTGAAAACGTCTCTAAGACGTACCATATACGGAAATTCGAAAAGCACGTTTTCGCCGACCTCAACTTCAAGATCCACAAGGGCGAAAGCCTGGGCATCTGCGGGGCGAACGGCGCCGGGAAATCAACCCTGATGCGCATGATCGCTGGCGTAGAATATCCCACCAAGGGCAAGGTTCATCGTTCGATGACCACATCCTGGCCTATTGGTTATGCAAGCTGTTTCTACCACAATCTCACGGGCGCCGATAATGCGCGCTTCATATCGCGCCTGTATAACCATTCCGAGCAGGCGGTGCTCGACTATGTGGAGGATTTCGCGCAGCTCGGCGCCTATCTATATCAGCCTGTTGGAACCTATTCTGCAGGCATGGTCGCGCGCCTCGCTTTCGGCATTTCGTTGGCCATCGACTTCGAATGCTATCTGGTCGACGAAATCACGGGCGCGGGTGACGAGCGCTTCCGTATTCGGTGCGAAGAAGCGCTGCTCCACAGGCGCGATAATGCAACGTTGATCATGATCTCGCACGATCCGGGGACGCTCCGACAATATTGCCGCCGGGGCGCCGTGGTCTATGGCGGAAGCCTCGTTTTCTATGACACGATCGACGAAGCGAACGAGGTGCACCACAGACTGCAAAGGCTGGCGTCATAG
- a CDS encoding glycosyltransferase family 9 protein codes for MSEPLEIIVSPFSNSLVRDWPGASYSALIQLLLESLPAEVLIRVIGTQSQAMRADEIVRSLDAARVFNDCGRYAWAVVEAALGRASCVIGNNSGIAHLAARLGIPTVCVFGGSHQRAEWRPIGPNVTIISRAIWCSPCHLDRLAQCHHDKACLREIGPAEVAKAVMAGMARERNMPKKHMAERI; via the coding sequence GTGAGCGAGCCGCTGGAGATCATCGTCTCACCTTTTTCGAACAGCCTTGTCCGCGACTGGCCTGGCGCCTCCTATTCCGCGCTTATTCAATTGCTTCTTGAAAGCCTGCCCGCCGAGGTCCTGATCCGTGTCATTGGCACGCAGTCCCAGGCTATGCGAGCCGACGAGATCGTCCGTAGCCTGGACGCGGCGCGTGTCTTTAACGATTGCGGCCGCTATGCTTGGGCAGTCGTGGAAGCAGCCCTAGGCAGGGCTTCGTGCGTCATCGGCAACAATTCAGGAATTGCCCATCTCGCCGCGCGGCTCGGCATACCGACTGTATGCGTCTTCGGCGGATCGCATCAGCGGGCGGAATGGCGACCGATCGGGCCGAATGTGACCATCATTTCAAGAGCGATCTGGTGTTCGCCCTGCCATTTGGATCGGCTTGCTCAATGTCACCATGACAAGGCTTGCTTGCGCGAAATAGGCCCTGCTGAGGTGGCTAAAGCGGTCATGGCGGGCATGGCGCGCGAGCGAAACATGCCCAAGAAGCATATGGCTGAGCGGATTTAA
- a CDS encoding glycosyltransferase family 9 protein gives MQRLKQGGLPTAITGMNRVHHQGSAASSARNSARVRELRELVSAIVQTRGSELVIDAAPNHVEGEVHDLVIADRLLQTIDNYRQAIQQWFASTTLDGHLIVTVPHAFLYDRQIMLPSPWDRRNRRLYTPAALVKEIEEALPPNSYRLRLVSDDDRGYDYGRSDARPPMGSSDIVAVLQKIEAPLWSVTPEGEAGNASSRDDFFFLPRTRVEAPQARRCANILLLKLDHLGDFIMGLPAIERVRALFPHSHITLVVGSWNEEMAVNSGLVDRVVAFDVFPRNASEEVIDVHGKKALFEDSVAESYDLAIDLRTDPDTRFLLSDLQANVKAGLGMQSDFPFLDIFLPVDFNRHGPETSLEDRLSHGDFGSASVCLRNDFRLGYDGSGRPKRGALIWGPYRDLPQGSYIFEPLMEVGRGRSSASFLIDITLDGQAVRQEIITGPTVPNLAFDVGARGARFEARIWANRWKRTLPFSFYGGRLYRKGSANILHQTEYLLLLIELIAIRLQRTGLLREVMA, from the coding sequence ATGCAGCGTCTAAAGCAGGGCGGGCTACCCACGGCAATTACAGGAATGAACAGAGTGCATCATCAAGGTTCCGCCGCTTCGTCGGCCAGGAACAGTGCGCGGGTCCGGGAGCTTCGGGAGCTTGTCAGCGCAATTGTCCAAACCCGCGGGTCCGAGCTGGTGATTGATGCCGCTCCAAATCATGTCGAAGGAGAGGTGCACGATCTGGTCATTGCCGACCGCCTCCTGCAAACGATCGACAACTATCGACAGGCGATCCAGCAATGGTTCGCCTCAACTACGCTCGACGGGCATTTGATCGTCACCGTGCCCCACGCGTTTCTTTATGATCGCCAGATCATGCTGCCATCCCCTTGGGACCGGCGGAATCGACGGCTTTATACGCCTGCTGCGCTGGTTAAGGAGATAGAGGAGGCACTCCCGCCCAACAGCTACCGGCTCCGCCTCGTCAGTGACGATGATCGCGGTTATGACTATGGTCGGTCTGACGCACGCCCGCCGATGGGATCGAGCGACATTGTCGCTGTCCTGCAAAAGATTGAGGCTCCGCTATGGTCGGTCACACCGGAAGGGGAAGCCGGGAATGCTTCATCAAGAGATGACTTTTTTTTCCTCCCGCGCACTCGCGTTGAAGCGCCGCAAGCCAGGAGATGCGCTAATATTCTCCTCCTCAAGCTCGATCATCTCGGCGACTTCATCATGGGCCTGCCGGCGATTGAACGTGTTCGCGCCCTGTTTCCGCATTCGCACATAACGCTGGTCGTAGGGTCGTGGAACGAGGAGATGGCCGTCAATTCGGGCTTGGTCGACCGGGTCGTGGCATTCGACGTCTTTCCGCGCAATGCGAGCGAAGAAGTGATCGACGTGCACGGCAAGAAAGCGTTGTTCGAAGATAGCGTAGCCGAAAGCTACGATCTGGCTATTGATCTGCGTACGGACCCTGACACACGCTTTCTGCTTTCGGACCTTCAGGCAAATGTGAAGGCTGGTCTGGGAATGCAAAGCGATTTTCCCTTTCTCGACATCTTCCTACCTGTGGATTTCAATCGTCACGGCCCCGAAACGTCGCTTGAGGATCGGTTGAGCCATGGGGACTTCGGGTCCGCTTCGGTTTGCCTGCGTAATGATTTCCGGCTCGGCTATGATGGCAGCGGCCGACCCAAGCGTGGCGCGCTCATTTGGGGTCCTTATCGCGATCTACCACAGGGGTCCTATATCTTCGAACCCCTGATGGAGGTTGGCCGGGGCCGATCTTCGGCATCCTTTCTCATTGACATAACGCTCGATGGACAGGCGGTCCGCCAAGAGATCATAACCGGTCCAACAGTGCCCAATCTTGCTTTTGATGTAGGGGCGAGGGGTGCGCGTTTCGAAGCCCGCATCTGGGCAAACCGATGGAAACGGACCTTGCCTTTCAGCTTCTACGGGGGCCGACTGTATCGCAAGGGTTCCGCCAACATCCTGCATCAGACTGAATATCTGCTCCTGCTCATCGAATTGATCGCGATTCGATTGCAAAGGACCGGCTTGTTGCGCGAGGTGATGGCGTGA
- a CDS encoding glycosyltransferase: MPAFSPDGFPSSEDLSFLYRIALGREPVSAEVEAGLCRPMAKSVPALFQSAEFRSLRSRVVRRLPIEGGSYDVAPDESLAGWAAYFFPLTMTTREQVRGAGDWAQLFELLFCDRRFRRRIAREWRGLSMRAFIAGLKALRKSSAHVIGAVESWSGSDVIGWAVDRRDPDKPLLVELHLNGRFIAAARTGTRPHRMGEGWGGRGLVGFQMRITPEALEGRKGLAEVREASTGLVIGRFETHDFRSPPLDAIAQVRGELTRLRSLLDSIEGKLPGFNMALGYSIESYDDYFRAYYAPVHRAIAPGASRLDMCVLVDATHASARELEQTLVSLAGQESRPAQIAVIYSGNDLKLELEMTIDVARRQQASTEIIARLTGTGGKADAINALVAANNAEHMLLLPAGCCLTPDAVSIFATALNSATMAYSDSDRLEGEPWLIGPRHIDPSFRSVFDRTLNLQQDQCGPVLAIRRDHLMVHSMRSAFNNALGLDLVLRSAEAGAQLRHIPRVLYHLNSATGELSLEDRLAVVRDHLARVEPQVAASPLEDILKAPTQALRVHWPVGSGTKAAIIIPTRDRLDLLMPCLGSIEASLPNNQVELQLIIVNNRSEAQETKDFLARAARMPQVQVIDHDGAFNWAAMNNRAVEGIDADVFIFLNNDTVVLSPDCWDELCSQALRKEVGAVGARLLYEDGTVQHAGVVMDEWHSFASHEGVGDASTDPGYLDRHLLVREVSMVTGACLATRSEIFREAGGFDVATFPVEGNDTDYCLRLRSMGLKILYDGQACLYHFESRSRGYNDDEAKQRRAFIATQALRERWAKQFERDPYYNPHFDRLAPAFKRLQAPRPVSFHNGHVLAANGRVGGER; this comes from the coding sequence ATGCCCGCTTTTAGCCCGGACGGGTTCCCCTCGTCGGAGGATTTATCCTTCCTTTATCGAATTGCACTTGGCCGGGAGCCAGTGTCGGCGGAGGTCGAGGCCGGTCTTTGCAGACCGATGGCCAAGAGCGTCCCCGCATTGTTCCAGAGCGCCGAATTTCGTTCATTGCGGAGCCGCGTAGTCCGTCGTTTGCCGATCGAAGGCGGTTCTTATGATGTCGCACCGGACGAAAGTTTGGCGGGCTGGGCGGCCTATTTCTTCCCCTTGACCATGACCACGCGCGAACAGGTGCGCGGCGCTGGCGATTGGGCGCAACTGTTCGAATTGCTGTTTTGCGACCGGCGGTTCCGCAGGCGGATCGCGCGCGAATGGCGCGGGCTTTCCATGCGGGCCTTTATCGCCGGGTTGAAGGCGCTTCGGAAATCTTCTGCGCATGTAATCGGCGCGGTTGAATCCTGGTCCGGCAGCGACGTCATCGGCTGGGCTGTTGATCGGCGCGATCCTGACAAGCCGCTGCTCGTCGAACTGCATCTGAATGGTCGCTTTATAGCAGCGGCACGTACTGGCACGAGGCCCCACAGGATGGGCGAGGGGTGGGGGGGCAGAGGGCTGGTCGGCTTCCAGATGCGGATAACCCCTGAGGCGTTGGAAGGCCGTAAAGGGCTGGCCGAGGTGCGCGAGGCTTCAACCGGCCTCGTGATTGGCCGCTTTGAAACGCATGACTTCCGTTCGCCACCGCTTGATGCCATTGCTCAAGTCCGCGGTGAACTCACCCGACTTCGGAGCCTGCTGGACAGCATCGAAGGCAAGCTTCCAGGCTTTAATATGGCGCTCGGCTATTCGATCGAGAGTTATGACGATTATTTTCGGGCTTATTATGCGCCGGTGCACCGGGCGATCGCTCCGGGCGCCTCCAGATTGGACATGTGCGTCCTGGTCGATGCGACCCATGCGAGCGCGCGCGAACTGGAGCAAACATTGGTGAGCCTTGCGGGGCAGGAGAGCAGGCCAGCCCAGATCGCTGTAATCTATAGCGGCAATGATCTAAAGCTTGAGTTGGAGATGACGATTGATGTTGCCCGACGTCAGCAGGCAAGCACCGAAATCATAGCGCGTTTGACCGGCACGGGTGGGAAGGCTGACGCCATCAATGCCTTAGTGGCCGCCAACAATGCCGAGCATATGCTGCTGCTACCAGCCGGCTGTTGCCTTACGCCGGACGCGGTGTCGATATTTGCAACCGCCCTCAATAGCGCGACCATGGCCTATTCGGATTCGGATCGACTGGAGGGCGAGCCCTGGTTGATCGGTCCCCGGCATATCGATCCGTCTTTTCGCAGTGTCTTCGATCGCACACTGAACCTTCAGCAGGATCAATGTGGCCCGGTCCTCGCGATCCGCCGCGACCATCTAATGGTTCATTCCATGCGTTCCGCGTTCAACAATGCACTGGGTCTCGATCTGGTGTTGCGCAGCGCGGAAGCGGGCGCGCAGCTGAGGCACATTCCGCGAGTGCTTTATCATTTAAACTCGGCAACGGGAGAACTGAGCTTGGAGGACCGCTTGGCGGTCGTTCGGGACCATCTCGCGCGAGTGGAGCCGCAGGTTGCTGCGTCGCCACTCGAAGATATCTTGAAAGCGCCAACCCAAGCATTGCGCGTTCATTGGCCGGTGGGCAGCGGAACGAAGGCTGCTATCATCATTCCGACACGCGACCGGCTCGACCTGCTCATGCCCTGTCTGGGTAGCATTGAAGCATCGCTGCCGAACAACCAGGTCGAGCTGCAACTCATCATTGTCAACAACCGCAGCGAGGCGCAGGAAACCAAGGATTTTCTCGCGCGGGCCGCACGCATGCCGCAAGTGCAGGTCATTGATCACGACGGTGCCTTCAATTGGGCCGCTATGAACAATCGCGCGGTAGAGGGCATCGACGCCGACGTCTTCATTTTCCTGAACAATGATACGGTTGTGCTGTCGCCCGATTGTTGGGATGAACTGTGCAGTCAGGCATTGCGGAAAGAGGTTGGAGCGGTGGGCGCTCGCCTACTATATGAAGATGGCACCGTCCAACATGCTGGCGTCGTGATGGATGAGTGGCATAGTTTTGCAAGCCATGAAGGGGTCGGTGATGCGTCGACCGATCCCGGTTATCTGGATCGCCATCTGCTGGTTCGGGAAGTTTCTATGGTCACTGGGGCCTGTCTAGCCACGCGATCCGAAATTTTCCGCGAGGCGGGCGGATTCGACGTGGCCACCTTTCCTGTCGAAGGCAATGACACCGACTATTGCTTGCGACTGCGTTCCATGGGCTTGAAAATTCTTTATGACGGTCAGGCCTGTCTCTATCATTTCGAGTCACGGTCACGCGGCTATAATGATGACGAAGCGAAGCAGCGGCGGGCCTTCATTGCTACGCAGGCTTTGCGCGAGCGCTGGGCGAAGCAGTTCGAAAGAGATCCCTATTATAATCCGCACTTCGATCGTCTGGCTCCCGCGTTCAAGCGGTTGCAGGCGCCTCGGCCAGTCAGCTTTCATAACGGACATGTCCTGGCGGCTAACGGAAGGGTAGGCGGCGAGCGATGA